In the Anastrepha obliqua isolate idAnaObli1 chromosome 1, idAnaObli1_1.0, whole genome shotgun sequence genome, one interval contains:
- the LOC129253481 gene encoding uncharacterized protein LOC129253481, giving the protein MNLIPSLYCLCILLIFVLIDGKDPNTIQVNFRNSSVKSTLAGANFENVLTSKAKAKSCSSKCSHSLSAGKGTTTLRPVVERIFSRKKRFLLAPAKTRFKFTLQMSKKLLANYPTGFSFNIELAVYYPMITSRLDLIPKRLRPKTTSQPKAKGPTTPLIVQIPGSLIRYKAKPATKPAKVQRIDESGQQLQWVGAKPAAPTSAAAQYYTQPLKWQQWSKYGAPGYAQRYEWTPAKQWPEKQPTWLSQDSKWSKWTTTPLPWVAPKEKWQQKASKWQQWDNNAWAQHARWQRDTPGEDIENMEPAAHLETESNLSSAEILEELEEIEPLYAHFPELEDHHEWKHYHSYRDRRQLYHQLHGLSGILGIDLKSCVLRVICDCKRFLLPPGYSMVQDILRKLFTFPTKIGLEDEFSRIVKQNYKTCDAQLRTACPFNILAWLMGQKQG; this is encoded by the exons atgaATTTGATACCATCGCTCTATTGCTTGTGTATATTGCTTATTTTTGTGCTAATAGACGGTAAAGATCCAAATACAATTCAAGTGAACTTCAGAAATTCGTCAGTGAAATCCACATTAGCAGGCgcaaatttcgaaaatgtgttgacTTCGAAAGCTAAGGCCAAATCGTGTTCCTCAAAGTGTTCGCATAGTCTCAGCGCCGGCAAAGGCACCACTACACTCCGTCCTGTAGTGGAACGCATTTTCTCACGCAAGAAACGTTTTCTACTTGCACCAGCCAAGACACGTTTTAAATTTACACTACAAATGAGCAAAAAACTACTTGCCAACTATCCGACAGGTTTCAGCTTCAACATCGAATTGGCTGTTTATTATCCCATGATCACAAGTCGCCTAGATTTAATACCTAAGCGCTTACGTCCGAAAACCACATCGCAACCTAAAGCGAAGGGCCCTACCACTCCACTAATCGTACAAATACCTGGTTCATTGATACGCTATAAAGCCAAACCCGCTACTAAACCGGCAAAAGTACAACGCATCGATGAATCGGGCCAACAGTTGCAATGGGTGGGTGCGAAGCCAGCAGCGCCCACCTCTGCTGCCGCCCAATATTACACGCAACCGCTGAAGTGGCAGCAATGGTCCAAGTATGGCGCGCCTGGCTATGCGCAGCGTTATGAATGGACACCCGCAAAGCAGTGGCCGGAGAAGCAGCCCACTTGGCTGTCGCAAGACTCTAAATGGAGTAAGTGGACTACTACGCCATTGCCGTGGGTGGCACCGAAAGAGAAGTGGCAGCAAAAAGCCAGTAAATGGCAGCAATGGGATAACAACGCTTGGGCACAACACGCCCGCTGGCAGCGCGATACACCAGGAGAAGACATTGAAAATATGGAACCTGCTGCACATCTTGAAACTGAGAGTAATTTGAGTTCAGCTGAAATTTTAGAAGAATTGGAGGAAATTGAACCGCTGTATGCACATTTTCCTGAACTGGAGGATCATCACGAGTGGAAACATTACCATAGCTATCGTGATCGTAGACAGTTATATCATCAGTTGCATGGTTTGAGTGGCAT TCTCGGTATTGACCTGAAGTCGTGTGTTCTGCGCGTCATCTGTGACTGCAAACGTTTCCTGCTTCCACCTGGTTATTCAATGGTACAGGACATACTGAGAAAGTTGTTTAC cTTTCCAACTAAAATTGGCCTGGAGGACGAATTCAGCCGAATTGTGAAACAGAACTATAAGACGTGTGATGCGCAGCTAAGAACAGCGTGCCCCTTTAACATACTCGCTTGGCTAATGGGACAGAAACAGGGCTAA
- the LOC129247572 gene encoding uncharacterized protein LOC129247572 — protein sequence MLPWNCVTNIYIFVSICFRTFQMTAAYLFYPNSTVIQITASISYPIVDLPPKRKILWDWGIQMNYMMPYDPASFYNVPIWPVEERFNVRTRRFSEVVRKYMDSFNSTDTFPEWMDAIGNRHIFDFTAGELYRAIERLIESYGYHSSCLFQSVCDLAKHPFEVEQRHLIIDLIAFILTPSWHLGFQPSEDEQRKAYEVAEKSGIRGLDCKKLYPICRKSLLDVITYVIFDHN from the exons ATGTTGCCGTGGAATTGTGTCACCAATATTTACATCTTCGTAAGCATTTGCTTTAGAACTTTTCAAATGACTGCAGCGTATTTGTTTTATCCTAATAGTACCGTGATACAG ATAACAGCTTCTATATCCTATCCGATTGTGGACTTGCCACCAAAGCGTAAAATCCTCTGGGATTGGGGCATTCAAATGAATTATATGATGCCCTATGATCCAGCGTCTTTCTACAATGTGCCTATTTGGCCCGTGGAGGAACGCTTTAATGTTCGTACTCGAAGGTTCAGCGAAGTAGTGAGAAAATACATGGACTCATTTAACAGTACTGACACGTTTCCAGAGTGGATGGATGCGATAGGAAATagacacattttcgattttacaGCTGGTGAATTGTACAGGGCAATCGAACGTTTGATAGAAAG CTATGGCTATCACTCTAGTTGTCTATTCCAGAGCGTTTGCGATTTAGCTAAACATCCTTTTGAAGTCGAGCAGCGTCATTTGATTATAGATTTGATTGCTTTCATACTCac tcCTTCATGGCATTTGGGATTCCAGCCAAGTGAAGATGAGCAGCGTAAAGCTTACGAGGTAGCAGAAAAATCTGGGATTCGCGGTTTAGATTGTAAAAAACTTTATCCTATTTGTAGAAAAAGTTTACTTGATGTGATAACATATGTGATTTTTGACCATAACTGA
- the LOC129247649 gene encoding uncharacterized protein LOC129247649, whose amino-acid sequence MWLRSIIVILTVLLVRRLQALIYPSSTTLSLIHSVSYPIVEYLPERSILIDWCFQMAYTLPSNVSAFYNIPIWPGFQNPKSRSVRESENPEVQQHMQWLEKYNRATGENQHPMDLTAGELYRGIEDYFSSFGLHETCLLRSVCELAQHPFDDKYHTIITELLTFILTPSLHQGFAKHEKTYQEAYEAAELHGFLGENCTALYADCKRDILSVVTKLILIND is encoded by the exons ATGTGGCTGCGAAGCATTATTGTAATACTCACAGTATTGCTAGTGAGACGGCTGCAGGCTTTGATTTATCCGAGTTCGACCACTTTAAGT CTTATCCACTCCGTTTCATATCCTATTGTCGAGTATCTGCCCGAGCGTAGCATACTCATAGATTGGTGCTTTCAAATGGCCTACACTCTACCCAGTAATGTTTCGGCTTTTTATAACATACCAATTTGGCCTGGCTTCCAAAATCCAAAATCACGCAGTGTACGTGAAAGCGAAAACCCTGAAGTACAACAGCATATGCAGTGGTTAGAGAAATATAATCGCGCAACCGGTGAAAACCAGCATCCAATGGATTTGACGGCTGGTGAGCTTTACCGTGGCATTGAAGATTATTTTTCCAG CTTTGGTCTACACGAGACCTGTCTTCTACGCAGCGTTTGTGAGTTGGCTCAACATCCCTTCGATGACAAATACCACACTATAATTACCGAGTTACTGACATTTATATTGAC ACCATCTCTGCATCAAGGCTTCGCTAAACACGAGAAAACGTACCAAGAAGCCTACGAAGCAGCTGAACTACATGGTTTTCTGGGGGAAAATTGCACTGCTTTATATGCTGATTGTAAAAGAGATATATTAAGTGTAGTAACCAAacttatattaataaatgattga